The Triticum dicoccoides isolate Atlit2015 ecotype Zavitan chromosome 6A, WEW_v2.0, whole genome shotgun sequence genome has a window encoding:
- the LOC119318779 gene encoding aspartyl protease 25-like, giving the protein MASAIPSLLFCLLVLAPHLGSSYHTSFINGGKQTFVRSSDSMAPPTCSPAPSDGGEVPAGRLPVVHRLSPCSPSGAGEGQSMLSAGDAFDRDSLRLRALFGESEPEDSKAGLTIPATGAPLAALPGAADYSVVVGFGTPVQKLAVGFDTATVGATLLQCKPCSADGDPCVRSFDPSRSHSLAQIPCASPDCPLRACNGPRSCTVALKKKGAVLLNATVVTDTLTFSRSVHADEFRFACLEMGAAADTTTERSSGVLDLSRERHSLASRVLVSPDTVAFSYCLPADPGFPGFLSLGATRPERSGRGVVGGYATVWDKASHPNLYFLRLVGVSVGVRHLRVPPAALASDALLEVHTTFNYLSHHVYAALRHEFREQMREYRRAPPLGELETCYDFSRESSYSVPMITLRFHGGAELVIDHMLYFKDPRNVFGVACLAFAPAPAYAPAGVAVVGSMAQANMEVVYDVRGGKVGFLPNGC; this is encoded by the exons ATGGCTTCTGCCATTCCTTCTCTGCTGTTCTGCCTGCTCGTTCTCGCCCCTCATCTCGGTAGCTCCTACCACACCAGCTTCATCAATGGCGGGAAGCAGACCTTCGTCCGCTCGTCCGATTCGATGGCCCCGCCGACCTGCTCGCCAGCGCCTTCAG ATGGCGGTGAAGTACCGGCAGGACGCCTACCTGTAGTGCACCGGCTGAGCCCGTGCTCTCCTTCCGGCGCCGGCGAGGGCCAAAGCATGCTATCTGCCGGCGACGCCTTCGACCGCGACTCCCTCCGCCTGCGCGCTCTCTTCGGCGAGTCGGAGCCGGAGGACTCCAAGGCTGGCCTCACCATCCCCGCGACCGGCGCTCCCCTCGCGGCTCTTCCGGGCGCGGCGGACTACAGCGTCGTCGTCGGCTTCGGCACCCCGGTGCAAAAGCTCGCCGTGGGCTTCGACACGGCCACGGTGGGGGCCACGCTGCTCCAGTGCAAGCCGTGCTCCGCCGACGGGGACCCGTGCGTCAGGTCCTTCGACCCCTCCCGGTCGCACTCCCTCGCGCAGATCCCGTGCGCCTCGCCAGATTGTCCCCTCAGGGCTTGCAACGGGCCCAGGAGCTGCACGGTCGCCCTGAAGAAGAAGGGCGCCGTGCTGCTCAACGCCACCGTCGTCACCGACACGCTCACGTTCTCGAGGTCGGTCCATGCCGACGAGTTCAGGTTCGCTTGCTTGGAGatgggcgccgccgccgacacgacGACGGAGAGGTCGTCCGGAGTCCTCGACCTCAGCAGGGAGCGCCACTCGCTGGCGTCACGGGTCCTTGTGTCTCCGGACACGGTCGCCTTCTCCTACTGCCTGCCGGCGGACCCGGGCTTCCCGGGTTTCCTCTCCCTGGGCGCGACCCGGCCGGAGCGCTCGGGCCGCGGCGTGGTGGGCGGCTACGCCACCGTATGGGACAAGGCTTCCCACCCGAACCTCTACTTCCTCCGGCTCGTCGGCGTGAGCGTGGGCGTGCGGCATCTCCGCGTCCCGCCCGCCGCGCTCGCCAGCGACGCGCTGCTGGAGGTGCACACCACCTTCAACTACCTCAGCCACCACGTGTACGCGGCTCTCCGGCACGAGTTCAGGGAGCAAATGCGGGAGTACCGCCGGGCGCCGCCGCTGGGGGAGCTCGAGACGTGCTACGACTTCTCGCGGGAGAGCTCTTACTCGGTGCCGATGATCACCCTGAGGTTCCACGGCGGGGCGGAGCTCGTCATCGACCACATGCTGTACTTCAAGGACCCCAGAAACGTCTTCGGCGTGGCGTGCCTCGCGTTCGCGCCGGCGCCGGCCTACGCGCCCGCCGGCGTCGCGGTGGTCGGGTCGATGGCGCAGGCCAACATGGAGGTGGTCTACGACGTGCGTGGTGGCAAGGTTGGCTTCCTCCCAAACGGCTGCTAA